The following proteins come from a genomic window of bacterium:
- a CDS encoding adenosylhomocysteinase, producing the protein MHETENYKVADLSLAEWGRKEIRLAEHEMPGLMELRERYGAAQPLKGARIMGSLHMTVQTAVLIETLVDLGADVRWVSCNIFSTQDHAAAAIAVGRDGTVDNPKGTPVFAWKGETLEEYWWCTERALMWPDGKGPEMIVDDGGDATLLIHKGTEFEADGKVPEFDEENDPEEWGVILGLLRSEQQKNSKRWTEVGQAMKGVSEETTTGVLRLYQMEKNASLLFPAINVNDSVTKSKFDNIYGCRHSLVDGLDRATDVMLGGKVAVVCGFGEVGKGCAQSLRGQGCRVIVTEIDPICALQAAMEGYQVSTLDDVIGLADVFVTATGNFNIITADHMSRMKDKAIVGNIGHFDNEIEMAGLKKFKGIQKINIKPQYDEWLFPDGHSVMVLAEGRLLNLGCATGHPSFVMSASFANQVLAQLELWTNTSQYDKKVYVLPKHLDEEVARLHLDHLGVRLTELTQAQSDYLEIPIEGPYKPDSYRY; encoded by the coding sequence ATGCACGAGACCGAAAACTACAAGGTCGCCGACCTGTCCCTGGCCGAGTGGGGCCGGAAGGAAATCCGCCTGGCCGAGCACGAAATGCCCGGGCTCATGGAACTGCGCGAACGCTACGGCGCCGCCCAGCCACTAAAGGGTGCGCGCATCATGGGCAGTCTGCACATGACGGTGCAGACGGCCGTATTGATCGAAACCCTCGTGGATCTCGGGGCCGACGTCCGCTGGGTCAGCTGCAATATCTTTTCGACGCAGGATCACGCCGCGGCCGCGATTGCAGTCGGTCGCGATGGAACGGTCGACAACCCCAAGGGTACGCCCGTGTTCGCCTGGAAGGGCGAGACCCTCGAGGAGTACTGGTGGTGCACCGAGCGCGCTCTGATGTGGCCCGACGGAAAGGGTCCCGAGATGATCGTCGACGACGGAGGCGATGCGACGCTGCTGATCCACAAGGGCACGGAGTTCGAAGCGGACGGCAAGGTTCCCGAGTTCGATGAGGAAAATGATCCAGAAGAATGGGGCGTGATTCTCGGACTGCTGCGCTCCGAGCAGCAGAAGAATTCGAAGCGCTGGACCGAGGTCGGTCAGGCGATGAAGGGCGTGAGCGAGGAGACCACGACTGGGGTTCTGCGCCTCTATCAGATGGAGAAGAACGCTTCGCTGCTCTTCCCCGCGATCAACGTCAATGACTCGGTGACCAAGAGCAAGTTCGACAATATCTATGGTTGCCGACACTCGCTGGTCGACGGTCTGGACCGCGCCACCGACGTGATGCTGGGCGGCAAGGTCGCAGTCGTGTGCGGTTTCGGCGAAGTCGGAAAGGGCTGCGCGCAATCGTTGCGCGGTCAGGGCTGTAGGGTGATCGTCACCGAGATCGATCCGATCTGCGCGCTACAGGCCGCGATGGAGGGCTACCAGGTCTCGACGCTCGACGATGTGATCGGTCTCGCCGATGTGTTCGTCACAGCAACGGGCAACTTCAACATCATCACCGCCGATCACATGTCGCGCATGAAGGACAAGGCGATCGTCGGCAACATCGGGCACTTCGACAACGAGATCGAAATGGCCGGCCTCAAAAAATTCAAAGGCATCCAGAAGATCAACATCAAGCCGCAGTACGACGAGTGGTTGTTCCCGGACGGTCATAGCGTGATGGTTCTGGCCGAAGGCCGTCTGCTCAATCTCGGTTGTGCGACGGGTCACCCGAGCTTCGTCATGTCCGCTTCGTTCGCGAACCAGGTGTTGGCGCAGCTGGAGTTGTGGACGAACACTTCGCAGTACGACAAGAAGGTCTACGTGTTGCCGAAGCATCTGGATGAAGAGGTCGCGCGGTTGCACCTCGATCATCTGGGTGTGCGACTCACCGAACTGACGCAGGCTCAGTCCGATTACCTCGAGATTCCCATCGAAGGTCCGTACAAGCCCGATAGTTATCGTTACTGA
- a CDS encoding SpoIID/LytB domain-containing protein, producing MRSPVWFNAFVAGLIASIPVTPETALAEVIVRVRIAEDVSSVSLGGEALRIAEQAVSAEQVLASAGSGLLRVGPILSRTPITVRSRNRLKIDGKPAEGEVLLIPRADAGMDVVSRVPLETYVARSAASEVYADWPIEALKAQTIVARTYALHERQRNREAGHDVDASVISQKYEAGQVSPRLVEATRTTDGLYLSHRDGPILAAFHASAGGHTASSQEVWGQALPYLKSVRSPDDDAPHFFWSYEIELKELQAALKDAGYPGLGNGVARVVSLSQSGRVRELQFGEVRLSGRELRQVLGGGAIRSTMFEVRVDGSSVRFLGSGSGHGVGLCQWGAYAMALQGKTHREILAHYYPGTELLRLDSSRADSAGWSALH from the coding sequence GTGAGGTCACCGGTCTGGTTCAACGCGTTCGTCGCGGGCCTGATTGCCTCGATCCCGGTCACGCCGGAGACGGCGCTGGCCGAGGTGATCGTGCGTGTGCGGATCGCGGAGGATGTCTCTTCCGTCTCGCTGGGCGGGGAGGCCCTGCGGATCGCTGAGCAGGCCGTGAGCGCGGAGCAGGTGCTCGCTTCGGCGGGTTCCGGACTGCTGAGAGTGGGGCCGATTCTGAGCCGCACTCCGATCACGGTCAGATCGCGTAACCGTTTGAAGATCGACGGGAAACCCGCAGAGGGTGAAGTGTTGCTGATTCCCCGCGCCGATGCAGGAATGGATGTGGTCAGCCGGGTTCCCCTGGAGACCTACGTTGCTCGAAGCGCGGCCAGCGAGGTCTACGCAGACTGGCCGATCGAGGCCCTGAAAGCGCAGACCATCGTGGCGCGCACCTACGCCCTGCACGAGCGGCAGCGCAATCGCGAGGCGGGGCACGACGTGGATGCATCCGTGATCTCGCAGAAATACGAAGCGGGGCAGGTCTCGCCCCGGCTGGTAGAAGCGACACGCACGACCGATGGTCTTTACCTGAGCCATCGAGACGGCCCCATTCTCGCGGCGTTTCACGCCTCTGCGGGCGGACACACGGCCTCGTCACAGGAAGTCTGGGGCCAGGCACTTCCGTATCTGAAATCCGTCCGTTCGCCCGACGATGACGCTCCTCACTTTTTCTGGAGCTACGAGATCGAGTTGAAGGAGTTGCAGGCCGCTCTGAAGGACGCAGGCTATCCGGGTCTGGGCAATGGTGTCGCCCGTGTCGTCTCTCTCTCCCAGAGCGGGCGGGTCCGCGAACTCCAGTTCGGCGAGGTGCGACTCTCCGGTCGCGAACTGCGTCAGGTTCTGGGCGGAGGAGCGATTCGCAGCACGATGTTCGAGGTTCGAGTCGACGGTTCCAGCGTGCGCTTTCTCGGCAGTGGCTCCGGTCACGGAGTAGGCCTCTGCCAGTGGGGAGCGTATGCGATGGCACTACAGGGAAAGACCCACCGAGAGATTCTGGCTCATTACTATCCCGGAACCGAACTGCTGCGACTCGACTCGTCGCGCGCGGATTCGGCCGGATGGAGCGCGCTTCATTGA
- the yajC gene encoding preprotein translocase subunit YajC: MERASLKTPLIAQLDVTPGGQSPAEPQGGILGSPLLFIVAMLLIMYALIIRPQQRKEKEHKTMLAQVAKGDVIVTSGGIHGKVTGVTDDVLTVEIANNVRVKLNKSAIGSRVSSNGDKS; the protein is encoded by the coding sequence ATGGAGCGCGCTTCATTGAAAACACCACTCATCGCCCAGTTAGACGTCACTCCGGGGGGGCAATCACCCGCCGAACCGCAAGGTGGCATCCTCGGCAGCCCGCTTCTGTTCATCGTGGCGATGCTGCTGATCATGTACGCCCTGATCATCCGCCCCCAGCAGCGCAAGGAAAAGGAGCACAAGACCATGCTCGCCCAGGTTGCGAAAGGCGACGTGATCGTGACCTCGGGCGGAATTCACGGCAAGGTCACCGGCGTGACGGACGATGTATTGACGGTGGAAATCGCGAACAACGTCAGGGTCAAGCTCAACAAGAGCGCCATCGGGTCGCGTGTTTCGAGCAACGGAGATAAATCATGA
- the secD gene encoding protein translocase subunit SecD — protein sequence MSLRGRSILVGIIVVLMAYLAVPSFFSQEQRDASPFLRDRAVRLGLDLQGGIHWLLRVDDQVAFRQEADSIKGAVEALAKERGIELTAAEVSEEGSIELSGDGAALKSLLDEQFRDIDVTQNNGSLQIELSSQRRQTVLKTAVDQSLEVLDRRINGLGVTEPVIAPQGEGRILVQMPGGEVDPATARKMLDRTTFLVFHKVEAFAANEELLEAQYPDGLPADTKIVVELLDSGDPNSVTEALLVPSDPVLTGLMLQDARIGFDRRNRPIILFTWNAEGTRIFREFTGNNVGNRLASIIDGKVITAPTIQGRIGRNGQITGSFTREEAANIAVSLRSGALPVPLKIEEERTVGPQLGADSVSQGAQSILLGGALVIVFMLIYYNKSGLLANTALIVNLTIIIGLMSLAEATLTLPGIAGLVLTVGMAVDANVIIFERIREELRTNKNTRNAIQIGFKRSALTIMDANVTTLIAAIVLLYFGRGPVQGFGVTLAIGIISSVFCALVVTRLLFDLAYTRNPQTLRI from the coding sequence ATGAGCCTTCGGGGCCGGAGCATTCTGGTCGGGATCATCGTCGTGCTGATGGCGTACCTGGCCGTTCCGAGTTTCTTTTCGCAAGAGCAGCGCGACGCCAGCCCTTTCCTGCGGGATCGCGCCGTACGACTCGGGCTGGACCTGCAGGGCGGCATCCACTGGTTGCTGCGCGTCGACGATCAGGTGGCATTCAGGCAAGAGGCCGACTCGATCAAAGGCGCAGTCGAGGCGCTGGCCAAGGAGCGCGGCATCGAGTTGACGGCGGCCGAGGTCTCCGAGGAGGGATCGATCGAACTCAGCGGCGATGGCGCGGCGCTGAAGTCGCTGCTCGACGAGCAATTCCGCGACATCGACGTGACCCAGAACAACGGTAGCCTACAGATCGAACTCTCCAGTCAGCGCCGGCAAACCGTGCTGAAGACGGCGGTCGATCAGTCGCTCGAGGTCCTGGACCGGCGCATCAACGGACTCGGCGTGACCGAACCGGTGATCGCGCCCCAGGGCGAAGGTCGCATCCTGGTGCAGATGCCCGGCGGTGAAGTCGATCCGGCCACTGCGCGAAAGATGCTCGATCGGACCACCTTCCTGGTCTTCCACAAGGTCGAAGCCTTTGCGGCCAACGAGGAGCTTCTGGAAGCGCAGTATCCCGACGGTCTACCCGCCGACACCAAGATCGTCGTCGAACTCCTGGACAGTGGCGATCCCAATTCGGTAACCGAGGCGTTGCTGGTGCCGAGCGACCCCGTCCTCACGGGCCTCATGCTCCAGGACGCGCGCATCGGATTCGATCGCCGCAATCGCCCGATCATCCTGTTCACCTGGAACGCAGAAGGAACCCGCATCTTCCGCGAGTTCACCGGCAATAACGTTGGCAACCGGCTCGCATCGATCATCGACGGCAAGGTGATCACCGCGCCCACGATCCAGGGGCGCATCGGCCGCAACGGTCAGATCACGGGCAGTTTCACCCGCGAGGAGGCGGCCAATATCGCCGTATCGCTGCGCTCGGGCGCCTTGCCCGTACCGCTGAAGATCGAAGAAGAACGCACCGTCGGTCCGCAACTGGGTGCCGACTCGGTCAGTCAGGGAGCGCAGTCGATCCTGCTCGGCGGTGCGCTCGTGATCGTCTTCATGCTCATCTACTACAACAAGTCCGGACTGCTGGCGAACACCGCGTTGATCGTGAACCTGACGATCATCATCGGCTTGATGAGTCTGGCGGAAGCCACACTCACCCTGCCGGGCATCGCGGGGCTGGTGCTCACGGTCGGAATGGCGGTCGATGCGAACGTGATCATCTTCGAACGCATCCGCGAGGAACTCCGCACCAACAAGAACACGCGCAACGCCATCCAGATCGGTTTCAAACGCTCAGCGTTGACGATCATGGATGCGAACGTCACGACCTTGATCGCGGCGATCGTTTTGCTCTACTTCGGGCGCGGTCCCGTACAGGGCTTTGGTGTAACACTGGCGATCGGGATCATTTCGAGTGTGTTCTGCGCACTGGTGGTCACACGCCTGCTCTTCGACCTGGCCTACACACGCAACCCCCAGACGTTGAGGATCTGA
- the secF gene encoding protein translocase subunit SecF yields MELISPGTKIDFVGQSRAFSIVSVAVVVAALVLMLVAGFNLGIDFKGGTVVQVHVAEAAGAIDEGQVRASVSEVGFPDAVITRFGSVEDRSFRISLPISHEEDRDLAINLAGQLTELLGGEVSAPSVESIGPRVGEELRQAGVGAMLLSWALILIYIWFRFDLRYAPGAVVALVHDVIITAGVFVLFGWEFNLQVVAALLVVIGYSLNDTIVIYDRIRENLGMRGATHLDDVVNQSINQTLSRTLLTSLTTLFVIVAILSLGGPVLRDFALALLIGIVVGTYSTVYVASAMLIFLERRYPPQTAAA; encoded by the coding sequence ATGGAGCTGATCAGTCCCGGAACCAAGATTGACTTCGTCGGGCAGTCGCGCGCCTTCTCGATCGTTTCTGTGGCCGTCGTCGTCGCCGCACTCGTGCTGATGCTGGTGGCGGGGTTCAACCTGGGGATCGATTTCAAGGGCGGCACCGTGGTGCAGGTCCACGTCGCCGAGGCGGCGGGCGCGATCGACGAAGGCCAGGTGAGGGCGTCGGTGAGCGAGGTGGGCTTTCCCGATGCGGTCATCACGCGCTTCGGTTCTGTCGAAGACAGGAGCTTTCGCATCAGCCTGCCGATCTCCCACGAGGAAGACCGCGATCTGGCGATCAATCTCGCCGGCCAGTTGACCGAACTCCTCGGCGGTGAAGTCAGCGCGCCCAGCGTCGAGTCGATCGGCCCGCGCGTGGGAGAGGAACTCCGCCAGGCCGGTGTTGGTGCCATGTTGCTGTCCTGGGCGTTGATCCTGATCTATATCTGGTTCCGTTTCGATCTTCGCTACGCGCCGGGAGCCGTCGTTGCCCTGGTGCACGACGTCATCATCACCGCCGGCGTCTTCGTGCTTTTTGGCTGGGAGTTCAATCTACAGGTGGTCGCGGCTCTGCTCGTGGTCATCGGCTATTCGCTCAACGATACGATCGTCATCTACGATCGCATCCGCGAAAACCTGGGTATGCGCGGCGCGACCCATCTGGACGACGTAGTGAATCAGAGCATCAACCAGACGCTCTCACGTACGCTCCTCACTTCTCTGACCACTCTTTTCGTGATCGTCGCGATCCTGTCTCTGGGCGGTCCCGTGCTGCGCGACTTCGCACTCGCGCTGCTAATCGGCATCGTCGTCGGAACCTACTCGACCGTCTACGTGGCCAGCGCCATGCTCATCTTCCTGGAGCGTCGCTACCCGCCCCAGACTGCGGCCGCATAG
- a CDS encoding MBL fold metallo-hydrolase, giving the protein MIDWKELAAGPGGLRLYRIDASPGSFSDSSGKAVKSPLSLILQLQETPTARYLNERFSESTPPVGASSFSVACHVISLPEAILVVDTSYRTTAGKIFPSVLEEIVRAEGRRPGDRPITVLYTHAHFDHSGGHLAVEELDGEVEVVAHPYTAKLFPLLCRRENFLKTKTGFFRDCGVELDLDGLTEQLRSHYLTQMEKSGVNLNNSPMGGLEEGPLRVDRELDPGEDAIELAGGRVQVLRFDGHIPGHLCVLVDRSHFISGDMWLPATTSLVTPGTLAEMAGIPAKHCGILEYLRSGARLLSMDVDECQSYPSHEIVFRNPKRMAMRDLEILSERVPMMYKVLSEHRREPMRALDLAWGGTDHAPIWKVESSTYRLVVAHDEACSWIQDLLACGDLREVERERYIWNDQTALAERIEAALAQAREHHGHLEFRSRGKA; this is encoded by the coding sequence ATGATCGATTGGAAAGAACTGGCCGCTGGCCCCGGTGGCCTGCGCCTCTATCGCATCGACGCCTCTCCGGGCTCTTTCTCGGACTCTTCGGGCAAGGCGGTCAAGAGCCCTCTCTCACTGATCCTGCAACTTCAGGAAACACCCACGGCTCGATACCTGAACGAGCGTTTTTCCGAAAGCACTCCCCCTGTCGGCGCGAGTTCGTTCTCCGTTGCCTGCCACGTCATCTCTCTGCCCGAAGCCATACTCGTAGTCGACACGAGCTACCGGACGACGGCGGGGAAGATCTTTCCCTCCGTGCTCGAAGAGATTGTCCGTGCGGAAGGTCGCAGGCCGGGAGATCGGCCCATCACGGTCCTGTATACCCACGCCCACTTCGACCACTCCGGCGGGCATCTCGCGGTCGAAGAACTCGACGGCGAGGTCGAGGTCGTGGCGCATCCCTACACGGCAAAGCTCTTCCCCCTCCTGTGCCGGCGCGAGAACTTCCTGAAAACGAAGACCGGCTTCTTCCGCGACTGCGGGGTCGAACTGGATCTCGACGGATTGACCGAGCAACTGCGAAGCCACTACCTGACCCAGATGGAGAAGTCCGGTGTAAACCTGAACAATTCACCGATGGGAGGCCTGGAAGAGGGTCCGCTTCGAGTGGATCGGGAGTTGGACCCCGGGGAGGACGCGATCGAACTCGCCGGTGGGCGCGTACAGGTGTTGCGTTTCGACGGTCATATTCCGGGGCATCTGTGCGTGCTAGTTGACCGCAGCCACTTCATCTCCGGTGATATGTGGCTACCGGCGACGACCTCGCTGGTAACGCCGGGCACACTCGCCGAAATGGCCGGCATTCCCGCAAAGCACTGCGGCATCCTCGAGTACCTTCGCTCCGGCGCACGACTCCTTTCCATGGACGTCGATGAGTGCCAGTCGTACCCCAGCCACGAAATCGTGTTTCGAAACCCGAAGCGAATGGCCATGCGCGATCTCGAGATCTTGAGCGAGCGCGTACCGATGATGTACAAGGTGCTCAGCGAACATCGCCGCGAGCCGATGCGCGCCCTGGACCTCGCCTGGGGCGGTACAGACCACGCACCGATCTGGAAGGTCGAAAGCAGTACGTATCGCCTGGTCGTGGCTCACGACGAAGCCTGCTCATGGATCCAGGATCTGCTCGCCTGTGGAGATCTTCGCGAAGTCGAGCGGGAACGCTACATCTGGAACGATCAAACCGCACTGGCCGAACGCATCGAGGCGGCGCTCGCGCAGGCGCGCGAACACCATGGGCACCTCGAGTTCAGAAGTCGCGGAAAGGCCTAG
- a CDS encoding TetR/AcrR family transcriptional regulator: MFAAKGYHDAQMTEIAAAAELSRASPYALFDGKHEIYQEVIRDASAHMRDGIRDRIGNLSDPRERVLGLIDALLECFDENRGALRMILLGTNGLPWRIQQNMGASSNMLAAFQHWVVDQCQEAEKAGGLEGLDPETVGLSLIGAVTSVAAHALQTDSGENLSSHTPRVRAVFERLLS, translated from the coding sequence GTGTTCGCCGCGAAGGGCTACCACGACGCGCAGATGACCGAGATCGCAGCTGCGGCGGAGCTCTCCCGGGCAAGCCCGTACGCGCTCTTCGACGGCAAGCACGAGATCTACCAGGAAGTCATCCGCGACGCATCCGCGCACATGCGAGACGGCATTCGCGACAGGATCGGCAACCTCTCCGACCCGCGCGAACGCGTGCTCGGCCTGATCGATGCGCTGCTCGAGTGCTTCGACGAGAACCGGGGCGCATTGCGCATGATCCTGCTGGGAACGAACGGACTCCCGTGGCGAATTCAGCAGAACATGGGAGCCTCCTCGAATATGCTCGCGGCGTTCCAGCACTGGGTCGTCGACCAGTGCCAGGAGGCCGAAAAAGCCGGCGGTCTGGAAGGACTCGACCCCGAGACGGTCGGCCTGTCACTGATCGGTGCGGTCACAAGCGTTGCCGCCCACGCGCTGCAGACGGACTCCGGCGAAAACCTGTCCAGCCATACTCCACGCGTCCGCGCCGTCTTCGAGCGCCTGCTGAGCTGA
- a CDS encoding polymer-forming cytoskeletal protein, which translates to MANIGKSISIKGDVLGDEDTVIEGRVEGRVSLKNHHLTIGSNGDVQGEVSAKQITIVGKVAGNVIASERVEVRDSGRVEGDVLAPRLLVTEGALINGAITMKEVSSGKPQQPAQPQHQPNQTQHH; encoded by the coding sequence ATGGCGAACATCGGAAAGTCGATCAGTATCAAGGGAGACGTCCTTGGCGACGAGGACACCGTCATCGAGGGCCGGGTCGAGGGGCGGGTCTCGCTGAAGAACCACCACCTGACGATTGGCTCCAATGGCGACGTCCAGGGCGAGGTTTCGGCGAAGCAGATCACGATCGTGGGCAAGGTCGCCGGCAACGTAATCGCGAGCGAGCGCGTCGAGGTACGCGATTCCGGTCGCGTAGAGGGCGACGTTCTGGCCCCGCGCCTGCTGGTCACCGAGGGCGCGCTCATCAACGGCGCCATCACGATGAAGGAAGTCAGTTCCGGCAAGCCGCAGCAGCCTGCACAGCCGCAGCACCAGCCGAACCAGACACAGCATCACTGA
- a CDS encoding TolC family protein, which yields MIRSLALLTLVSILAGTTPAHAISDEEVIGSDRLITLQEAIELALRNNLDLQVSRTDPALARLGIKESKGAFDPKFVGGASFGHSEQPVASNLQSAFGSGSSIDEDTWTYNGGLQGQLPWGLTYGSMYALNRLETTSGFNALDPEWRAQWKTEITIPLLRGFYWSASDLAVRRSYVLNDVSNQDFRALLNQTVFQVEAAYWDLTAARESETVAEKSLKTARAVLEQTQVQYEVGVVSKVSVAQAEAGVAQREFDAIVARNAATRGQDTLLDLILAPDFREFTVTTVRTEEPTFVVYQVDAEAAIQRAFERRPEIAAARKRVEDADLQLKYARNQRLPALDTSASYSMDGLSGDPKPSATSSLGISEGSHSANDKFFRHDGAHSWSVGASIEIPFGNDVADSRYSMSKIMFRRAKTQLRQSEQTVTIDVRVAVRELRNAIDAVKAAERNVAARSESLRAEQERLRLGDSTPRNVLEVEEDLAAAEQQEIAALQRYAVAISALERAQSSLLESRGIKVEEELRRMP from the coding sequence ATGATTCGCTCGCTCGCCCTCCTGACCCTGGTCTCGATCCTCGCCGGAACCACTCCGGCGCACGCAATCAGTGATGAAGAGGTAATCGGTTCCGATCGGCTGATCACTCTGCAAGAGGCGATCGAACTGGCCCTTCGGAACAATCTGGATCTGCAGGTAAGCCGGACCGATCCGGCGCTCGCCCGGCTCGGCATCAAAGAGAGCAAAGGCGCCTTCGATCCGAAATTCGTCGGCGGAGCGTCGTTCGGCCACTCGGAACAACCGGTGGCCAGCAACCTCCAGTCGGCCTTCGGAAGCGGAAGTTCCATCGATGAGGACACGTGGACCTACAACGGCGGTCTACAGGGACAGCTGCCCTGGGGCCTGACCTACGGATCCATGTACGCGCTCAATCGCCTGGAAACGACTTCGGGCTTCAACGCGCTGGATCCGGAATGGCGCGCGCAGTGGAAGACCGAGATCACGATTCCCCTGCTGCGCGGCTTCTACTGGAGCGCTAGCGATCTCGCCGTGCGCCGCAGTTATGTGCTCAACGACGTGTCGAATCAGGACTTCCGCGCGTTGCTGAATCAGACCGTATTCCAGGTCGAGGCGGCGTACTGGGATCTGACTGCGGCGCGCGAGTCTGAAACCGTGGCCGAAAAGAGCCTAAAGACCGCGCGCGCCGTACTGGAGCAAACCCAGGTGCAGTACGAGGTGGGCGTGGTATCGAAGGTGAGCGTCGCGCAGGCCGAAGCAGGAGTCGCGCAACGCGAGTTCGATGCGATCGTCGCACGCAACGCCGCGACGCGGGGCCAGGACACACTTCTCGATCTGATCCTGGCGCCCGATTTCCGCGAGTTCACGGTCACGACAGTGCGCACGGAAGAACCGACCTTCGTGGTCTACCAGGTCGATGCAGAGGCCGCGATCCAGAGAGCTTTCGAGCGTCGACCGGAGATCGCTGCTGCTCGCAAGCGCGTCGAGGACGCCGACCTCCAGCTCAAGTACGCGCGCAACCAGCGCCTGCCCGCGCTGGACACCTCCGCCTCCTACTCGATGGACGGTCTCTCGGGTGACCCGAAACCAAGTGCGACTTCGAGTCTGGGAATCAGTGAAGGCAGCCATAGCGCAAACGACAAGTTCTTCCGCCACGACGGGGCGCACAGCTGGAGTGTCGGTGCGAGCATCGAGATTCCGTTCGGAAACGACGTAGCTGATTCTCGCTATTCCATGAGCAAGATCATGTTTCGCCGCGCGAAGACTCAGCTGCGTCAGAGCGAGCAGACCGTGACGATCGATGTGCGGGTCGCGGTGCGCGAACTGCGCAATGCGATCGACGCGGTGAAGGCGGCGGAGCGCAATGTGGCCGCTCGCAGCGAGAGTTTGCGAGCGGAGCAGGAGCGTTTGCGACTCGGCGATTCGACGCCGCGCAACGTACTCGAAGTCGAAGAAGACCTGGCGGCCGCAGAACAACAGGAAATCGCAGCTCTGCAACGCTACGCAGTGGCGATCAGTGCGCTCGAACGCGCTCAGTCCAGCCTGCTGGAATCCCGCGGAATCAAGGTCGAAGAAGAGTTGCGTCGAATGCCCTAG
- a CDS encoding TetR/AcrR family transcriptional regulator: MSDPRPSNPEDTPGQGSRAAEILDAARRVIEAVGIPDTSMERLAEEAGVAKGTIYLYFKNKEDLLVRVVRRSFEQIIEHSREATDRVESSRAKLRALIETALGHSSEHEAFFQAVGRQATAGPIGATHLEREFDRASDAYVDFIARFIEQGRSEGTFRDCSNARIALTLAECLRGTIRARYREEDPPSLARETEAILDFFLNGIATRDTE, translated from the coding sequence ATGAGCGATCCCCGACCGTCGAATCCCGAAGATACGCCCGGCCAGGGGTCCCGAGCAGCCGAGATCCTGGATGCGGCGCGGCGTGTCATCGAGGCGGTCGGGATCCCCGACACCTCCATGGAGCGGCTAGCCGAAGAAGCGGGTGTTGCCAAAGGCACGATCTACCTCTACTTCAAGAACAAGGAAGATCTGCTCGTACGCGTGGTTCGGCGCAGCTTTGAACAGATCATCGAGCACTCCAGGGAGGCGACGGATCGCGTGGAAAGCTCACGGGCAAAGCTGCGCGCCTTGATTGAAACGGCGTTGGGCCATTCCTCTGAACACGAAGCCTTCTTCCAGGCAGTGGGGAGACAAGCGACCGCGGGTCCCATAGGCGCAACCCACCTCGAAAGAGAGTTCGACCGGGCTTCCGATGCCTACGTCGACTTCATCGCTCGATTCATCGAACAGGGCCGCTCGGAAGGCACCTTCCGAGACTGTTCGAACGCGCGGATTGCCCTGACCCTTGCGGAGTGCCTTCGGGGTACTATCCGGGCTCGCTACCGCGAAGAAGACCCTCCTAGCCTGGCTCGCGAAACGGAAGCGATCCTGGACTTTTTTCTCAACGGTATTGCAACAAGGGACACTGAATGA
- a CDS encoding CarD family transcriptional regulator, which translates to MAARAESSETAKRPTRRAAKWLGKVGQLAVYPGHGVAEIEALQTREIGGEKCEFLVLRKLEDESRILIPTDRVAEAGLRGVMKRKEADQVWEILRRRKSGRRKAMPWSRQFREYQDKLRDGGIFETAEVLRDLLQLQHTKELSFGERKLLESARSLLVQELAAAENTGTEKIEADIRAAVD; encoded by the coding sequence ATGGCGGCAAGGGCAGAGTCTTCAGAGACCGCGAAGCGGCCGACTCGTCGCGCTGCGAAATGGCTCGGCAAGGTCGGGCAGCTGGCCGTCTACCCGGGGCACGGTGTGGCCGAGATCGAGGCGTTGCAGACGCGCGAGATCGGCGGCGAAAAGTGCGAATTCCTGGTTCTGCGCAAGCTCGAGGATGAATCGCGCATCCTGATTCCCACAGATCGCGTCGCTGAAGCGGGTCTGCGCGGAGTCATGAAGCGCAAGGAAGCGGATCAGGTCTGGGAGATTCTGCGGCGCCGGAAGTCGGGGCGCCGCAAGGCCATGCCCTGGAGCCGTCAGTTCCGCGAGTACCAGGACAAACTTCGGGATGGCGGCATTTTCGAAACGGCCGAAGTGTTGCGTGATCTTCTTCAGTTGCAGCACACGAAAGAATTGAGCTTCGGCGAGCGAAAGCTGTTGGAGAGCGCTCGCTCGCTCCTGGTGCAGGAACTGGCTGCGGCTGAAAACACCGGCACGGAGAAGATCGAAGCGGACATCCGCGCGGCCGTCGACTGA